ACGGTTAAGAGCTTGTCGGCCGATTTTAGACCAAATTAAACAAGAAACCGGGCGCACGGTTTTGTATGCAGTTAATGTTACTGGAAACGCCCAAACTTTATTAGAAAAAGCTCGACTTCTGGTTAAAGAAGGGGCAAATGCCCTATTATTAAATGTGCTCACCTACGGTTTTTCGGTCTTAGAAGCCCTAGCCGCCGATCCAGAAATAAATGTTCCTATTTTCGCCCATCCTGCCTTGGCGGGGGCGTTATGTGCCTCTGGTGATACGGGTTTTTCCTATTCCGTCGTGCTCGGAACCTTAATGGCCCATGCCGGGGCTGATGCGGTATTATATCCGGCCCATTATGGCAGTTTACCCTTTGATCCGGCTGAAGAAGGGAAAATTAGGGATATTTTGCGATCGCGCAACGTTTTCCCGGTTCCCTCGGCGGGAATTCACCCCGGAATTGTCCCCAAAGCTTTATCGGACTACGGAAATGATGTCATTTTGAATGCGGGAACGGGAATTATGGATCACCCTAATGGCCCTGGTTCGGGGGTTGAAGCCTTTTTTCAAGCGCTGGATCGATATCAACAACATCAACCTTTTGATATTAATAAAATACCCCCTAGTTCTTTGCGTCAGGCTATGGAAAAATGGGGATAAACGATCAATTTCCAATTCGTAATTCATAATTCCCAATTCATCATGAACACTGATCCCCGTCAATCTTTAATTCATGCGTCTCGTCAATTTCATCAACTGGGTTGGATGGCAGGAACGGCCGGAAATCTTTCGGCTAAAATAGCTGATAATAGTTTTTGGATTACGGCGAGTGGTAAACAAAAAGGTAAATTAGTGGCTGAGGATTTTGTCAGAATTTCTCTAACGGGAGAAGTTTTAGAAAATCCGTCTCCTCAGAATAAACCTTCGGCAGAAACCAGTATTCATCAAGCGATTTATTCTTTATTTCCTGAAGCAAACGCTTGTTATCATGTTCATTCGGTAGAAGCAAAATTAGTATCAAATTTTATTGATCATGAACAATTGCCTTTACCTCCCATTGAGATGTTAAAAGGATTAGGAATTTGGGAAGAAAACCCGAAAGTTTATATGCCCGTTTTTGAGAATTATTTAGAAGTGCCTCGCATTGCGGAAGCAATTGTTCAACGGTTTAAAACTACAATTCCTGATGTGCCAGCACTGCTGATTAGAAATCATGGAGTAACGGTTTGGGCTTCTTCTCCAGAAGCGGCAGAAAATCATGTTGAACTGGCTGAATATATTTTCCGTTATATTGTAGCAGCCCGTCAAGCAGGCTTAAAATTTCACCATTGATTAATCTGAAGGGTTTGGTTTGTAAACAGTATATACCAGTAGCCAAAACTGTCTTTTACAAAGATAAATGCTCAAACCTATCTATAGGGCGAACTTTGTTTCTTTCTGTTCCCTGTTCCCTGTTCCCTGTTCCCTTCTATACATAAAAATTACCGGAATTTTTAATAGAATTTTTGCCCAATTGGAAATGCCAAACTTGGGTTTTAAAGAAGCGGGTAAATCTGAAAATTCAACGGGAACAAACCCAAAACGAGCATAAAAATTAGCCAAGCGTTTTCCGACAGATTCCAAATAGAGAGGTTTTGTAGATTCTTGAATTAAATGCTGCACTAAAATTGCTCCTAAACCTTGTCCTCGCCAAGCTCGACTAACCACCAAACTCCCCAGTTCTTCAACATCGTTAAACTGTCGCAGTTGTCCACAAGCTATAATTTGTTTATGGGATTCAATTACCCAAAATTGTTGCCAGCGTAATTGAGTCGGATCAAGCAGATCCTTTAACACTAACCACAGAATTCTCATGCTATCCTGGGGGGTTGCTGGACGTAAAATACAGCCAGTCGGTAAGCCAATTTGGGGGGAATGGAGGTAAAGTTTTTCAGATGTCATAGAGGATTTTATTATGTGTGGACGTTTTAGTTTAACTTGTTCAGGAACAGCGATCGCTCAAACCTTTAATTTATCATCAATTCCTGAGTTTATCCCTCAATATAACATTGCTCCTGCCCAAAAAATTTCTACAATTAGATATAATTTAGAACAGCAAGAACAACAATTTCAACCGATGCGCTGGGGGTTAATTCCCCATTGGTCAAAGGATGAAAAGATCGGATACAAACTGATCAATGCTAGGGTAGAAACCGTTACGGAAAAACCTGCATTTCGGCAGGCTATTCGTTCCCAACGATGTTTAATTTTAGCCGATGGGTTTTATGAATGGCAACATCAGGGTAAAATCAAACAACCCTATTATTTTCAGTTAAAGGATCATCAACTTTTTGGGTTTGCGGGATTATGGGAACGTTGGAAACATCCGAATGGGGAAGATATTTTTTCTTGTACGATTT
Above is a window of Planktothrix serta PCC 8927 DNA encoding:
- a CDS encoding GNAT family N-acetyltransferase, encoding MTSEKLYLHSPQIGLPTGCILRPATPQDSMRILWLVLKDLLDPTQLRWQQFWVIESHKQIIACGQLRQFNDVEELGSLVVSRAWRGQGLGAILVQHLIQESTKPLYLESVGKRLANFYARFGFVPVEFSDLPASLKPKFGISNWAKILLKIPVIFMYRREQGTGNREQKETKFAL
- a CDS encoding SOS response-associated peptidase, with translation MCGRFSLTCSGTAIAQTFNLSSIPEFIPQYNIAPAQKISTIRYNLEQQEQQFQPMRWGLIPHWSKDEKIGYKLINARVETVTEKPAFRQAIRSQRCLILADGFYEWQHQGKIKQPYYFQLKDHQLFGFAGLWERWKHPNGEDIFSCTILTQAASEIVRPVHERMPIILSTSVYSQWLDPTLKDSETILSLVEQNPDLIVYPVSANVNRTNYNQPDCIQPILEVELR
- a CDS encoding RuBisCO large subunit C-terminal-like domain-containing protein, with translation MTIEVDYRFPPNIDALRQAKVIAIGQTAGTWDERFSHREDNLRSHLAQVINVKTDEQGYNIATVQFPEINVENDIASLLTMIFGKYSMAGVGKIVAVRLDNNYGQLPKFGISGIRQQLNVFDRPLIMAIFKPALGLSAQDHAAILEEVATAGLDIIKDDEIMGDLNTAPTLERLRACRPILDQIKQETGRTVLYAVNVTGNAQTLLEKARLLVKEGANALLLNVLTYGFSVLEALAADPEINVPIFAHPALAGALCASGDTGFSYSVVLGTLMAHAGADAVLYPAHYGSLPFDPAEEGKIRDILRSRNVFPVPSAGIHPGIVPKALSDYGNDVILNAGTGIMDHPNGPGSGVEAFFQALDRYQQHQPFDINKIPPSSLRQAMEKWG
- the mtnB gene encoding methylthioribulose 1-phosphate dehydratase, whose protein sequence is MNTDPRQSLIHASRQFHQLGWMAGTAGNLSAKIADNSFWITASGKQKGKLVAEDFVRISLTGEVLENPSPQNKPSAETSIHQAIYSLFPEANACYHVHSVEAKLVSNFIDHEQLPLPPIEMLKGLGIWEENPKVYMPVFENYLEVPRIAEAIVQRFKTTIPDVPALLIRNHGVTVWASSPEAAENHVELAEYIFRYIVAARQAGLKFHH